Proteins found in one Pontibacter sp. SGAir0037 genomic segment:
- the hemL gene encoding glutamate-1-semialdehyde 2,1-aminomutase, translating into MKIAPISEELFQRAQHSIPGGVNSPVRAFRAVGGNPRFMVSAKGPYLYDEDGNQYIEFINSWGPMILGHASEVVEKAVREAIPNSLSFGAPTRREIEIAELIIDMVPSVEKVRMVNSGTEATMSAIRVARGYTGRSKIIKFEGCYHGHGDSFLIAAGSGAVTLGYPDSPGVTMGVAADTLTAPYNNLEAVKTLVDANKDHVAAIILEPVAGNMGLVTPEPDFLQGLRTLCDQHGIVLIFDEVMTGFRLAPGGAQQLLGITPDMTTLGKIIGGGMPVGAYGGKKEIMDFVAPAGPVYQAGTLSGNPIAMAAGMAMLQHLHNNASVYETLENTTSKIVNGMQENMQKLGLNYTINRIGSMFSIFFTQQRVADFESAKTSDTALFGRYFNSMLQRGIYLAPSQYEALFVSTSITDELVEQYLQANFEALQEAHQQ; encoded by the coding sequence ATGAAGATAGCTCCTATCAGCGAAGAACTTTTTCAGCGTGCACAGCATAGCATACCCGGTGGCGTAAACTCACCGGTTCGAGCCTTTAGAGCAGTAGGCGGAAACCCTCGTTTCATGGTTTCAGCCAAAGGCCCCTACCTGTACGATGAAGACGGAAATCAGTACATAGAATTTATAAACTCCTGGGGGCCGATGATCTTAGGCCACGCTTCAGAGGTAGTAGAAAAAGCCGTTCGGGAGGCTATACCAAACTCACTCTCCTTCGGAGCTCCCACCCGCAGAGAGATTGAAATCGCCGAGCTCATTATTGACATGGTGCCTTCGGTAGAGAAGGTACGTATGGTAAATTCGGGTACAGAGGCTACCATGTCGGCTATTCGCGTGGCCAGAGGCTATACAGGCCGCAGCAAGATTATTAAGTTTGAAGGCTGCTACCACGGCCACGGTGACTCCTTCTTGATAGCTGCCGGTAGTGGCGCTGTTACTTTGGGGTATCCTGATAGTCCGGGAGTAACCATGGGTGTTGCTGCCGATACACTTACAGCACCTTATAACAACCTGGAAGCCGTAAAAACACTGGTAGATGCTAATAAGGATCATGTAGCCGCCATCATTCTGGAACCTGTGGCAGGCAACATGGGGCTGGTAACACCTGAACCTGATTTTCTGCAGGGACTTCGCACGCTCTGTGATCAGCATGGCATTGTGCTTATTTTCGACGAAGTGATGACAGGTTTCCGCCTGGCACCTGGCGGGGCACAGCAGTTACTGGGTATTACACCAGATATGACAACGCTTGGCAAGATTATAGGCGGCGGTATGCCTGTAGGTGCCTACGGTGGTAAAAAAGAAATAATGGACTTTGTAGCTCCTGCCGGGCCTGTATACCAGGCGGGCACCCTATCGGGTAACCCTATTGCGATGGCAGCAGGTATGGCTATGCTACAGCACCTGCACAACAACGCATCCGTTTACGAAACATTGGAAAACACAACTTCTAAAATCGTAAATGGCATGCAGGAGAACATGCAAAAGCTCGGCCTGAACTATACGATAAACCGCATTGGCTCTATGTTTAGTATTTTCTTTACCCAGCAGCGTGTAGCAGATTTTGAAAGTGCCAAAACTTCAGACACAGCTTTATTCGGCCGCTACTTTAACAGCATGCTGCAGCGAGGTATATATCTTGCACCATCGCAATACGAAGCCTTGTTTGTTTCTACATCCATTACCGATGAGCTGGTAGAACAATACCTGCAAGCGAATTTTGAAGCATTACAAGAGGCACATCAGCAATAG
- a CDS encoding cell division ATP-binding protein FtsE, producing MNFSTSPVVSLRDVVIYQDVNTILSNVNFDIEKGEFVYLVGRTGSGKSSLLKTLYADLPLQTGIGSVSEFRLSKLPRAKVPFLRRKIGIIFQDFQLLFDRTVAENLSFVLKATGWKDKSKIKQRISEVLMRVGLDAAANKMPHQLSGGEQQRIVIARALLNEPVILFADEPTGNLDPMVADGIMQLFLEINNSGTAILMATHNYEIINRYPNRVLKCEHGKVLDSRVESFSLTNGF from the coding sequence ATGAACTTTTCTACTTCGCCAGTCGTGTCGTTACGCGACGTGGTTATTTACCAGGATGTTAATACCATTCTCAGCAATGTGAATTTTGATATTGAGAAAGGAGAATTTGTATACCTGGTAGGTCGCACAGGCAGCGGGAAAAGCTCTTTGTTAAAAACCCTTTACGCCGATTTACCGCTGCAAACAGGCATAGGCTCTGTTTCAGAATTCAGGTTAAGCAAGCTGCCCCGTGCAAAGGTGCCTTTCCTGCGCCGGAAAATAGGTATAATATTCCAGGATTTCCAGCTGCTTTTCGACAGAACTGTTGCTGAAAACCTTTCGTTCGTTTTAAAAGCAACCGGCTGGAAAGACAAATCAAAAATAAAGCAACGCATTTCGGAAGTGCTGATGCGTGTTGGCCTGGATGCGGCTGCCAACAAGATGCCCCACCAGCTGTCTGGCGGTGAGCAGCAGCGCATTGTAATTGCACGTGCCCTGTTAAACGAACCTGTTATTCTCTTTGCCGATGAACCCACCGGTAATCTCGATCCGATGGTGGCAGACGGCATTATGCAGCTGTTTCTGGAAATTAACAACAGTGGTACCGCCATCTTAATGGCAACCCACAACTACGAAATTATTAACCGTTACCCGAACAGGGTATTGAAGTGTGAGCACGGAAAAGTGCTGGACTCGCGTGTAGAATCTTTCTCGCTGACGAATGGTTTTTAA
- the dnaN gene encoding DNA polymerase III subunit beta, producing the protein MKFIVSSSALLKQLASINGVVTSNPVVPILENFLFEINESTLTITASDLETSMITELPVEARENGRIAAPAKILLETLKNLPDQPVTFTIDEETYTIEISSSNGRYKLSGENATDFPRVPVVKGDNAIEIPSNVLSRAINKTIFAVSNDELRPAMTGIFVQLRSDNVTFVATDGHRLLRYRRQDITTSQEASLIIPRKAFTLLKSTLPTEATAVRVEFNQSNAFFSFDNIRMVCRLIDERYPDYENVIPVKNPNKLVIERTALLSSVRRISIYSNKTTHQIRLKLSGSELQVSAEDLDFSNEANERLSCQYEGEDMEIGFNAKFLIEMLNNMDSDEITFELSTPNRAGLLMPLTNEDNENVLMLVMPVMLNNYV; encoded by the coding sequence ATGAAATTTATCGTTTCTTCATCTGCTCTCTTAAAGCAGTTAGCCAGCATAAACGGAGTAGTAACCAGCAATCCGGTGGTTCCTATCCTAGAGAACTTTTTGTTCGAAATAAACGAAAGCACACTTACCATTACCGCCAGCGATCTGGAAACATCCATGATTACAGAGCTGCCGGTTGAGGCAAGGGAAAATGGCCGTATAGCGGCTCCTGCTAAAATTTTGCTGGAAACGCTTAAGAACCTGCCAGATCAGCCGGTAACCTTCACTATCGACGAAGAGACGTATACTATTGAGATCAGTTCTTCTAACGGCCGCTACAAACTTTCAGGCGAGAATGCAACGGATTTTCCGCGTGTGCCGGTTGTAAAAGGAGACAACGCGATTGAGATACCGTCTAACGTGCTTTCCAGAGCTATCAATAAAACTATTTTTGCAGTTAGCAACGATGAGCTTCGTCCGGCTATGACGGGTATCTTCGTTCAACTACGTTCTGATAATGTTACTTTTGTGGCGACGGATGGTCACCGTTTGTTACGCTACCGCCGCCAGGATATCACAACCAGCCAGGAAGCATCTCTGATTATTCCGCGCAAAGCTTTTACGCTGCTAAAATCTACGCTGCCAACCGAAGCAACAGCTGTGCGTGTAGAGTTTAACCAGTCGAACGCCTTCTTCAGCTTTGATAACATCCGTATGGTGTGCCGCCTGATAGATGAGCGTTATCCTGATTACGAGAACGTTATTCCGGTGAAAAACCCGAATAAACTGGTTATTGAACGTACTGCTCTTTTAAGCTCTGTCAGACGTATCTCTATCTACTCGAATAAAACAACGCACCAGATCAGGTTAAAACTTTCTGGCTCTGAGCTTCAGGTTTCTGCCGAAGACCTGGATTTCTCTAACGAAGCAAACGAGCGTTTGTCTTGCCAGTATGAAGGAGAGGATATGGAAATCGGATTTAATGCCAAGTTCCTGATCGAGATGCTGAATAATATGGATTCTGATGAGATCACATTTGAATTATCAACTCCGAACAGAGCTGGTTTATTAATGCCGCTTACCAATGAAGATAATGAAAATGTTTTAATGCTGGTAATGCCAGTAATGCTGAACAATTACGTATAA
- a CDS encoding outer membrane beta-barrel protein, with protein MKQLFILLSFLLCTFTASSQSKLFFGINAGPDFTLDNSLPLPTPDASFRNKPSWNFLARIGTDIGHNSRIRLDLGSIDMNSRLTYNYNSSPPDPEVPVKTELAIHTAVLNFNYDYKAISFEKFDVYASAGLRAQFPTSKKETTTYSDNREVETTRVITQFNKSLYGFGAGIVLKYKHSDKAAFTLSPDYSHYFEGLNKGNSSSVKRLNLSVGVEYRLSME; from the coding sequence ATGAAACAGTTATTCATTCTGCTGTCTTTCCTGCTTTGCACATTCACTGCCAGCTCTCAAAGCAAACTTTTCTTTGGAATAAATGCCGGACCAGATTTTACACTGGATAACTCTTTGCCCTTACCCACTCCAGATGCAAGTTTCAGGAACAAACCCAGCTGGAATTTTCTGGCCAGAATAGGCACCGATATTGGCCACAACAGCAGAATCCGACTGGACCTGGGTAGCATTGACATGAACAGCCGTCTAACCTACAACTACAATAGCTCACCACCTGACCCTGAAGTACCGGTAAAAACAGAGTTGGCAATTCATACTGCCGTGCTGAACTTTAACTACGATTACAAGGCAATCAGCTTCGAAAAATTTGACGTGTATGCGTCAGCGGGTTTGCGGGCACAATTTCCAACCAGCAAAAAAGAGACAACAACTTATTCAGATAACAGAGAAGTAGAGACAACCCGTGTTATTACCCAGTTCAACAAGAGCCTGTATGGTTTTGGTGCAGGTATAGTGCTTAAATACAAGCATTCTGATAAAGCTGCCTTTACACTAAGCCCCGATTACAGCCATTATTTCGAAGGCTTAAACAAAGGAAACAGCAGCAGTGTAAAACGGTTGAACTTAAGCGTGGGTGTGGAGTATAGGTTATCAATGGAATAA
- a CDS encoding endonuclease/exonuclease/phosphatase family protein translates to MRYGIKTLLLLFTTITFTGCASLFQKDKNLHTVAFYNVEKLYDTQASTERNDLDFTPGGALAWDDTRYRKKISNLANVMQDIGGKKGATLIGLSEVENQQVVKDLMNTTPLKKHNYAIIHYESPDIAGLDLAFLYNPKQFTPTAHRTIPVENLPRNTKTREIVEIKGLLQKEPITIYLNHWPDNTGNVRAGAQNRRAAATTLRKLIDNLLEADPNAKIIVMGDFGELPSSPILENVLKATGRPNPAYNKELFNIFYMAHVQGNGSVYRRNKFQMLDQIMVSKSFLNGQGLQYVRGSEHIHAPDFAKHNFGKLKNSPIRTFTGTTYLGGYSDHFPIYIKLQKGKR, encoded by the coding sequence ATGCGATACGGAATAAAAACCCTCTTACTGCTTTTTACAACAATCACCTTTACAGGCTGTGCCTCCTTATTTCAAAAAGATAAGAATTTGCACACGGTAGCCTTTTATAACGTTGAGAAATTATACGATACGCAAGCCAGCACCGAGCGAAACGATCTGGATTTTACTCCAGGCGGAGCTCTTGCCTGGGACGACACACGGTACCGAAAGAAGATCAGCAACCTGGCTAATGTTATGCAGGACATCGGTGGTAAAAAAGGAGCTACGCTAATAGGCCTGAGCGAGGTTGAGAACCAGCAGGTTGTAAAAGACCTGATGAATACTACACCGCTTAAAAAGCACAACTATGCCATTATTCACTACGAATCTCCTGATATAGCTGGCCTGGATCTGGCTTTCCTCTACAATCCTAAACAATTTACGCCAACAGCGCACCGCACTATTCCGGTTGAAAACCTGCCGAGGAACACGAAAACCAGAGAGATAGTAGAAATTAAAGGACTGTTGCAGAAAGAACCGATAACGATATACCTGAACCACTGGCCAGACAATACGGGCAATGTAAGAGCCGGAGCGCAAAATCGTAGAGCTGCCGCTACCACGCTACGTAAACTTATCGACAATCTGCTGGAAGCTGATCCCAACGCTAAAATAATTGTGATGGGTGATTTTGGGGAGCTGCCCTCCTCGCCGATCCTGGAAAACGTTTTAAAAGCTACCGGGCGTCCTAACCCTGCTTATAACAAGGAACTTTTCAATATCTTTTATATGGCCCATGTGCAAGGTAACGGCAGTGTATACAGGAGAAACAAATTCCAGATGCTGGATCAAATTATGGTTTCTAAATCTTTTTTAAACGGGCAGGGGCTGCAGTATGTCAGAGGCTCTGAGCATATACATGCACCAGATTTTGCCAAACACAATTTCGGGAAGCTGAAAAATAGCCCTATCAGAACCTTCACGGGCACCACCTACTTGGGGGGATACAGCGACCACTTCCCGATATACATAAAGCTCCAGAAAGGGAAAAGATAA
- the gldC gene encoding gliding motility protein GldC — MKKSEIYFSIALDDQKIPEAISWRATDAGEKIHFAKAINISLWDRDEAGTMKIDLWTKDMPVEEMKYFYIDSIGAMAQSIATATSDQVMAQKMRALCEELMQHVEQDRQKNG, encoded by the coding sequence ATGAAGAAGTCAGAGATATACTTTAGCATTGCCCTGGACGATCAGAAGATTCCCGAAGCCATCAGCTGGAGAGCAACCGATGCCGGAGAAAAAATACATTTTGCCAAAGCCATTAACATTTCTCTTTGGGACAGAGATGAGGCGGGCACAATGAAAATTGACCTTTGGACAAAGGATATGCCGGTTGAGGAGATGAAATACTTCTACATTGACAGCATTGGTGCAATGGCACAAAGCATCGCTACTGCTACCAGCGACCAGGTAATGGCCCAGAAAATGCGTGCCCTCTGCGAAGAGCTGATGCAGCATGTAGAGCAGGACAGGCAAAAGAATGGCTAA
- the dcd gene encoding dCTP deaminase yields the protein MILTDQQILEEIEKGTILIEPFRPSSLGTNSYDVHLGRYLATYRDEVLDARAHNEIDVFEIPEEGIVLRPEVLYLGVTLEYTETHAHVPFLEGKSSVGRLGIDIHATAGKGDVGFCNTWTLEISVTQPVRVYYGMPIGQLIYFEVKGGIQNYYNRKENAKYNTRTIAPVESMMWKNKW from the coding sequence ATGATATTAACAGATCAGCAAATTTTAGAGGAGATAGAAAAAGGCACCATTCTGATTGAGCCGTTCCGGCCTTCCAGCCTTGGCACCAATTCATACGATGTGCATTTGGGCCGTTACCTGGCTACTTACCGCGACGAAGTGTTGGATGCCCGTGCCCATAACGAGATAGACGTGTTTGAGATACCGGAAGAAGGCATCGTACTACGCCCGGAAGTTTTGTACTTGGGCGTTACCCTGGAGTATACCGAAACCCATGCACACGTGCCGTTTTTAGAAGGAAAATCGAGTGTTGGCCGTTTAGGTATAGATATACATGCTACAGCAGGAAAAGGCGACGTAGGCTTCTGTAATACCTGGACTTTGGAAATTTCTGTTACACAGCCTGTACGCGTATACTATGGGATGCCAATTGGGCAGTTAATCTACTTCGAAGTAAAAGGCGGTATCCAAAACTATTACAACAGGAAAGAGAACGCTAAATACAATACCCGCACTATTGCTCCGGTGGAGTCGATGATGTGGAAAAATAAGTGGTAA
- a CDS encoding ABC transporter substrate-binding protein yields MKRNFWKHLAAILLAGALALPASAQQNNEVRYNNGKILLEQQRFDQAMAELMPLTDAGNPYAPEASYFYALAALNASKLVDANLMLQQLKEQHPQWQGMPEAQYLLANVLFERNNYEQALAELRLIKSSALRSDADGLKRYYLNRLNDRTTFEKLLQLNPEDKIVAQAFADKLVNGWYRPQDKTILENLVARHNLDRNRYLRTSNRNGQGIRIAALLPFQLNQDPNQSARKNQFVNDLYAGMKLAQDSLAQLGIQVNLYSYDVGTDTATARKTLALPEMRQMDLVIGPIYKSAAPLAARFATQHNIPVINPLTQDLEVAQNSQQVYLFESSIATQARQAASYAYNNFSPKTVTILYEGASSDTTFARYYRQHFISLGGKVKAYKKINSAQASATASAFTSLDLTNIGHLAVFSDKMTAAVNAMSLLSGRPERLPLITYDKWLEINQISLRQLDNQEIYFISPKYVNRMSPATNWFRKRYTAKYNLPPSAYAYAGFEMLFYYSNLLQQYGSNLSQALVASGVKPGVLYQGIGYTNGTASTEPKKDNQYVPITKLENLQLIVVNPTFY; encoded by the coding sequence ATGAAACGAAACTTTTGGAAGCATCTAGCGGCTATACTTTTAGCCGGAGCTTTAGCGTTGCCGGCAAGTGCTCAGCAAAACAACGAAGTAAGGTACAACAACGGTAAAATCTTACTGGAGCAGCAGCGTTTCGACCAGGCAATGGCCGAGCTGATGCCTTTAACAGATGCCGGGAACCCATACGCTCCGGAAGCTTCCTACTTTTATGCGCTGGCTGCCCTGAATGCCTCCAAACTGGTAGATGCCAACCTGATGCTGCAACAGCTGAAGGAACAGCATCCGCAATGGCAAGGCATGCCGGAAGCCCAGTATTTACTGGCAAATGTATTATTTGAGCGGAACAACTATGAGCAGGCACTGGCTGAGCTTCGGCTTATTAAATCATCGGCACTTCGCTCCGATGCCGATGGCCTCAAGCGCTACTACCTGAATCGCCTGAACGACCGCACAACTTTTGAGAAACTGCTACAGCTAAACCCCGAAGATAAAATAGTAGCACAGGCCTTTGCCGATAAGCTGGTAAACGGCTGGTATCGCCCACAGGACAAAACCATTCTCGAAAACCTGGTTGCCAGGCATAACCTGGATCGCAACCGCTATCTCCGTACAAGCAACAGGAACGGCCAGGGTATACGTATAGCAGCCCTTCTCCCCTTCCAGCTGAACCAGGATCCAAACCAATCTGCCCGTAAAAATCAGTTTGTAAACGACTTATATGCCGGCATGAAGCTAGCCCAGGATTCGCTTGCACAATTAGGCATACAAGTGAACCTCTACTCTTATGATGTCGGTACAGATACAGCTACTGCCCGAAAAACGCTGGCGCTGCCAGAGATGCGACAGATGGACCTTGTCATTGGCCCGATCTATAAATCTGCCGCACCGCTCGCAGCCCGCTTTGCTACACAGCACAATATTCCTGTTATAAACCCACTCACCCAAGACCTGGAGGTGGCGCAAAACAGCCAGCAGGTATACCTGTTTGAGTCGTCTATAGCCACACAGGCACGGCAGGCAGCCAGCTATGCGTACAACAACTTTTCTCCTAAAACGGTTACTATTTTATACGAAGGTGCCTCCTCCGACACAACTTTTGCGCGCTATTACCGCCAGCACTTCATTAGCCTGGGAGGAAAAGTAAAGGCTTATAAAAAAATAAACTCAGCCCAGGCCTCTGCTACCGCCTCGGCTTTTACCAGCCTCGACCTCACAAATATTGGCCACTTAGCCGTTTTTTCAGATAAAATGACCGCTGCTGTAAATGCGATGAGTTTACTGAGCGGAAGACCTGAAAGGCTGCCCCTGATTACGTATGACAAATGGCTGGAGATTAACCAGATCTCTTTGCGCCAACTCGACAACCAGGAGATATATTTTATTAGCCCCAAGTATGTAAACAGAATGTCGCCGGCTACCAACTGGTTCAGGAAACGTTATACAGCAAAGTATAATTTACCACCTTCGGCCTACGCCTATGCTGGTTTTGAGATGCTGTTCTACTACAGCAACCTGCTCCAGCAGTACGGTTCTAACCTGAGCCAGGCATTGGTTGCAAGCGGAGTAAAGCCGGGCGTTCTTTACCAGGGTATTGGTTACACCAATGGCACTGCCAGTACAGAACCTAAAAAAGACAATCAATATGTTCCGATAACCAAGCTGGAGAACCTACAGCTTATTGTCGTGAACCCAACATTCTATTAA
- the guaA gene encoding glutamine-hydrolyzing GMP synthase, with the protein MPEKILILDFGSQYTQLIARRVRELNVYCEIYPFNKIPELTDDVKGVILSGSPCSVRDYEHPTIDLYQFIGKVPVLGVCYGAQLIAHEHQGEVTPSTIREYGRARLSELHTASRLMKELTPGSIVWMSHGDTIKEIPDNFEIIASTESVRVAAYKLRDHETYGIQFHPEVTHSDEGKILLRNFVVHICECSQDWTPDQFIESTVAEIRETVGNDRVVLGLSGGVDSSVAAMLIHEAIGENLYCIFVDNGLLRKDEFEAVLDSYKHMGLNVKGVDAKDRFYTALAGISDPELKRKAIGRVFIEVFDDEAHKIENVKWLAQGTIYPDVIESLSVKGPSATIKSHHNVGGLPDFMKLKVVEPLKTLFKDEVRLVGRTLKIDELIIGRHPFPGPGLAIRILGDITPQKVHILQQVDDIFIRNLRKSGLYDEVWQAGVMLLPVQSVGVMGDERTYENVVALRAVTSVDGMTADWSRLPYEFLADVSNEIINKVKGVNRVVYDISSKPPATIEWE; encoded by the coding sequence ATGCCAGAAAAAATACTCATCCTCGACTTTGGCTCCCAGTACACCCAACTTATTGCCAGAAGGGTTCGGGAGCTTAATGTATATTGTGAGATATACCCTTTTAACAAAATCCCAGAACTTACAGACGATGTAAAAGGTGTTATCTTATCAGGAAGCCCTTGCTCTGTTCGCGACTACGAGCATCCAACCATTGATTTGTATCAGTTTATTGGCAAAGTGCCTGTATTGGGCGTTTGCTATGGAGCCCAGCTGATCGCTCATGAACACCAGGGTGAAGTAACCCCTTCTACCATCAGAGAATATGGCCGTGCCAGGTTATCAGAACTGCATACAGCCAGTCGCCTGATGAAGGAACTTACCCCTGGCTCGATCGTGTGGATGTCGCATGGAGATACAATTAAAGAAATTCCGGATAACTTCGAAATTATTGCCAGTACAGAAAGTGTGCGTGTAGCTGCTTATAAACTGCGTGATCATGAGACATATGGTATACAGTTTCACCCGGAAGTAACCCATTCCGATGAAGGCAAGATATTGCTCCGCAACTTTGTAGTGCATATTTGTGAATGCTCTCAGGATTGGACTCCAGACCAGTTTATCGAAAGTACCGTAGCCGAAATACGCGAAACAGTAGGTAACGACAGGGTAGTTTTAGGGCTTTCGGGTGGCGTAGACTCCAGTGTGGCTGCTATGCTGATACACGAGGCTATCGGGGAAAACCTCTACTGTATATTTGTTGATAACGGCCTGCTACGCAAAGATGAGTTTGAGGCCGTGCTGGATTCTTACAAGCACATGGGCCTGAATGTGAAGGGTGTAGATGCCAAAGACCGTTTCTATACGGCACTGGCTGGTATTTCAGATCCTGAGCTGAAGCGTAAAGCAATCGGCCGTGTGTTTATAGAGGTTTTTGATGATGAAGCACACAAAATAGAAAACGTAAAATGGCTTGCACAAGGCACTATCTACCCGGACGTAATTGAATCGCTGAGTGTAAAAGGTCCTTCTGCCACCATTAAATCGCACCATAACGTAGGTGGCCTGCCCGACTTCATGAAACTGAAAGTGGTGGAACCGCTTAAAACACTTTTCAAAGATGAAGTTCGTTTGGTGGGAAGAACACTTAAAATTGATGAATTGATTATCGGCCGCCATCCTTTCCCTGGTCCGGGACTGGCTATCCGTATTTTAGGTGACATCACGCCGCAGAAAGTGCATATCCTGCAGCAGGTAGATGATATCTTCATCAGAAATCTACGTAAATCAGGATTGTATGATGAAGTTTGGCAAGCGGGAGTTATGCTATTGCCGGTACAGTCGGTGGGTGTAATGGGAGATGAGCGTACCTATGAAAACGTGGTGGCCCTTCGCGCTGTAACAAGTGTGGATGGTATGACAGCAGATTGGTCGCGTTTGCCGTATGAATTCCTGGCAGATGTTTCGAACGAAATCATCAATAAAGTAAAAGGCGTAAACCGCGTAGTGTACGATATTAGCTCGAAACCACCAGCTACTATTGAGTGGGAATAA
- a CDS encoding fructose-6-phosphate aldolase, protein MYIIKVKGKAKIPDYIQLRDDNFVLIAYFRADRPLKNLDRYGLEGKEDGLAAVIAGLEFGKLQKLEI, encoded by the coding sequence ATGTATATCATCAAAGTAAAAGGAAAGGCTAAGATTCCGGATTATATTCAGCTACGGGACGACAACTTTGTGCTGATTGCCTACTTCAGGGCCGATCGCCCTTTGAAAAATCTGGATCGCTATGGTTTAGAGGGGAAGGAAGATGGCCTGGCAGCAGTGATAGCCGGTTTAGAGTTTGGCAAACTTCAAAAATTAGAGATTTAA
- the fsa gene encoding fructose-6-phosphate aldolase: MKFFIDTANLQDIQEAYDLGVLDGVTTNPSLMAKEGIFGHDNVMAHYKKICEIVDGDISAEVIATDFDTIVSEGEFLASLHPNIVVKVPMIKDGVKAIRYFSEKGIKTNCTLVFSAGQAILAAKAGATYVSPFVGRLDDVSTNGLQLIEQIVDIYSNYGYQTQVLAASVRHVMHLVQCAEIGADVVTCPLSVITGLLKHPLTDSGLATFLADHAKGNK, encoded by the coding sequence ATGAAATTCTTTATCGACACTGCAAACCTGCAGGACATTCAGGAAGCCTACGATCTTGGTGTATTAGACGGTGTAACAACAAACCCGTCTTTGATGGCAAAAGAAGGAATCTTTGGCCACGACAACGTAATGGCGCATTATAAGAAAATCTGCGAAATAGTAGATGGTGACATTAGCGCTGAAGTAATCGCAACAGATTTCGATACTATCGTAAGTGAAGGTGAGTTTTTGGCCAGCCTGCACCCGAACATCGTTGTAAAAGTTCCGATGATCAAAGATGGTGTAAAAGCTATCCGCTATTTCAGCGAAAAAGGAATTAAAACAAACTGTACTCTTGTGTTCTCAGCCGGACAGGCTATTCTGGCAGCTAAGGCCGGAGCAACCTATGTATCGCCCTTCGTAGGTCGTCTGGATGACGTTTCTACCAATGGCTTGCAACTGATTGAGCAGATTGTGGATATCTACAGCAACTACGGCTACCAGACACAGGTACTGGCTGCCTCTGTTCGCCACGTTATGCACCTAGTGCAGTGTGCCGAAATTGGTGCTGATGTAGTTACCTGCCCGCTTTCTGTGATCACAGGTCTGCTAAAGCACCCGCTTACTGATAGCGGCCTGGCTACTTTCTTAGCCGACCATGCTAAAGGAAATAAGTAA